From one Eucalyptus grandis isolate ANBG69807.140 chromosome 9, ASM1654582v1, whole genome shotgun sequence genomic stretch:
- the LOC120288521 gene encoding protein trichome birefringence-like 19, which translates to MKFGRPDTEFLKWRWEPDGCELPPFDAAEFAEMAQGKSIAFVGNSLGEEPHAVLVMPLVDQPEDISLRYTADYNFKWWYLPKHNLTLGTYWAPFLVRTTDARSGQTLDCVLTLHLDKPHPSWSAEIGAFNYVIVSVGQWFFRPLVYYRNGWLLVGVCMVQNTKRNKLIQN; encoded by the exons ATGAAGTTCGGGAGGCCCGACACGGAGTTCCTGAAGTGGCGGTGGGAGCCAGACGGGTGCGAGCTCCCGCCGTTCGATGCTGCCGAGTTCGCAGAGATGGCGCAAGGGAAGTCAATCGCCTTCGTCGGCAACTCTCTGGGGGAGGAACCACATGCAGTCCTTGTCATGCCTCTT GTAGACCAACCGGAGGACATATCTCTCCGGTACACAGCGGACTACAACTTCAAGTGGTGGTACCTCCCCAAGCACAACCTAACCCTAGGCACCTATTGGGCCCCTTTCCTGGTCCGCACCACCGACGCCCGCAGTGGCCAGACCCTCGACTGCGTCCTCACCCTCCACCTGGACAAGCCCCACCCTTCTTGGTCTGCTGAGATCGGCGCCTTCAACTATGTCATCGTCTCAGTGGGCCAGTGGTTCTTCCGCCCGCTGGTCTACTACCGGAATGGGTGGCTCctggtaggggtgtgcatggtccag aACACCAAGAGAAACAAGCTGATCCAAAACTGA